The following nucleotide sequence is from Glycine max cultivar Williams 82 chromosome 9, Glycine_max_v4.0, whole genome shotgun sequence.
TGGGAGGATGTGACTTGGGTTAAGGCAAGTTATCCTCActtcaaccttgaggacaaggttgtttTTAAAGGGGAGGGTAATGTAACATGTGGGAAGCAGGAGGGAAAATTGGCGCGAGTCAGTTACAAAGGAAGGACATGTGGTTGATGATCCGCATGTGGGGGTCAGAAAGAGCACACACGTTAGGAGGGAGAATATAAGGTTGCGTGAATACTTATTCTAGGTCATGTTGAAGGTGAAAATTCTTCCTGATTGCTTCTTTGACCTTCCtgatattttccttcttcactgTACCCTTTCTGAACCTTTCTGCCCTCCTTTAATCTTCAGGTGCTACTCTGAATTGGTGATGGTATCGTTGCAGAACGTTGACTCTACGTTATTGATTCCACCTCGTTCCTTTTGTTGATACATTGTAGTTATTTCGATTTCGTTGTGAACACCGTTCCTTGTTTGTTATAAACACTATTTTCTGCAATCAATACAAATTATACGTACCATTTGACCATAACATGAGCTCCAATGGAGTTGACCTCTCTAGACTCAGAAGAAGAAAGGACACACAGCATAGGTTTGCTCAATGTCACAAAAATTACGATAAAATTTAGACGCAATTTCTTAACTGTTTTTGGTGTTGCTAAATGCTAGGTTGTTTTCCAATCAGAATTGAAGTTTTATCTCGGTAATTTATATTGATGTTTAATGTAAATCTTTGTTATGCAAATTAGagaaatgaaatttcaatttctaattGGTGATTAGTACTAAAAGTAGCTATAAGGAAGGTATTTAAGTTTTGTCCTAAAATTCATTTCATTAATAAATGTTTTGCACAAAAGTGGAAATGTAACAACTTAAATGTTTGTCAGAGTGTGTTTGTTTGGTTGATGACTTGGGAAACCGTACCATGCGACCCTGTCTCTCTAATGCTGTGAAAATTCAGGTACATGACTATGTTTTGGGTGGAACATAAATAAGCACAGTTAAATAAGTGTGAGTTTGTGACAATTACTCTGTTTTTTGCAGGCAGAGGAATTGACCAAAGAGGATTTTAAAGGCTCCAaggttattttggtttttatttttatttttttcctgttaCTCCCGTATGCTTCATTTGTTCTTGTAATGTTCATCTTATTCTTTCTGTCATGATAGGGATTATATTCATTGGTTTCTAGGACTGAATTAATTGTTCATGTATATTCCACCAAAACGGATCATAGGACAAGGGTGAATTTGCCTTGTATTCGGTAGTCGGTACTATACCAGCATGCTAACGCAGTTTAAGGATATGTTAACATTTCAGTGGTTGGTGTTAAGATATGCAATACTTAATTTGGAAGTTATTAAAGCAGCCATTCTTTTAGCAAAACAGGAAGGTCTTCTTGTTTCCTTGGACTTGGCCAGCTTTGAGGTATTCTACACAACTTGACATTCAGCTTTAACAACTATGATCTGAATCAACTCGCCTGCGTTACGAACTATGATATCATATTTTGTGTTTGTGCTAGCAAGTTTTTTGTGTATTAAGTATCGATATTATgggaaattttcttcttctacacATCAGTTGATATTTGGATAATTGCATCAGTTATGTAAATTATGTACTAGTCTGATATGGTTCTTATTTTGGCAAGATGGTTAGGAATTTCAAACAACCACTTCTGAAGATACTGGAGTCTGGGAATATAGACCTTTGCTTTGCCAATGAGGATGAGGCAACAGAGCTTCTACGGTAATTGTCTTTTTTACTTAACCCTGCTTGGTACCAAAGTATGAATTATTCCAAGTTATTCATCATTGTCTTAGTTTCACTTAATAAGTAATctgttgattgttttttatacaTAATGTCATTTTACAATGGATTTAGGGGCGAACAAAATGCTGATCCAGTAACTGCTGTAGAATTTCTTGCCAAATACTGCCAATGGGCCGTAGTAACACTGGGTCCTAATGGATGCATTGCTAAATATGGAAACGAGGTGTGTAAATTATCTGTGAGAAATATATTTCACACccaatttccattttttttaatatcttgtaCAGTTATTCTGATGTGTCTATTAGCCAAGTGGTACCGTTCGAAATTCTGAACCCTTTTGTTAATATTCCAGATGGAAACCATAATTAACTAGATCAAACAATAGATTTAATTTACCTAGTAGGAACTTGTTATGATGTTTTTTCCTTCCAATATGAGACTGAATATTAGACTAGTGAAGCTTTCCTGTTGGTATGATGTTCTCAAAATCTGCTTTAGTAACAATAGTATATAACCATTGACCAAGTCTAGTTCAGAAAATTGTTTGACATTATCTGTTGATGTGATGGTCGTGATCCAAAATCACTAGGGAAAAAATCTAGAAAGTAATTTAGTTGTGAAGCTTCTTCTTGTTGGTATAACAAACTCAAAATCTGCTTTAGTAACAATAGTATATATAACCATGGAACAAGTCTAGTGCCGAAAGTTGTTTGACAATATCAGTTTTATGTGATGATTGGGATCCAAAATCACTaaggaagaaattaaaaagtaatttagtTTTACATTCATGACACTTAGCAAGCAAGCATGTGAATAGTGTTGTACCCtcttaactaaaaaaaagaaaagaaaaaagcaagtGAATAGTGTTCTAGGATAAGTGCTAGAATGATCAAGAGCATGCTTGAAAACAAGGTGAAAATTTACTTTTGAGACAAAAGTACTTTTTTTTCAACTGCAAACCAAATATGTACTAACTCTATTCattattatgaattatgtttgttttaaacgACTCAGATTGCACGTGTCCCGGCAATAGGAGAAGCAAAGGCAACTGATGCAACAGGGGCAGGGGATCTTTTTGCAAGTGGATTTTTGTATGGAGTGATCAAAGGTCTGTCACTTGAAGAGTGCTGCAAAGTGGGCGCATGCAGCTATGAAGCACCGACACTGGACACAATACGGACACGGACACGTGGATACCGGACACTTATACGGACACGTGTTGGATACCGGACACAGCAAGGGACTGGAGTATTCGTGCTTCATAGGCATGCAATAGTGGGTCTGTTGTTCGCTCTCTGGCGGCGAAGTCACTTTGAAGAATTGCCACTGAATGTACAAACAAATGCAAATAAAGGATCTTCCCACGCCTGATATATCCAAATAACTAATGAATAGTCtcagtgaaagaaagaaagttacTTGCTTcaatgtttcctttttctttctttctttacatttAATCTTTTGCCACTAAATGGCAGCTATTGTTCCAGTTGTGTACTGGTTTGATTAATGAATGCAAGCAAGCCTTAACAAATTCCACGGAAGAAACACAAGTATACTTGAGCCTCGAATATATCTAAGCTTGATGCAAGTAGGATTTGTCATTCCTagcttaattttaaaacataacaaACTCAATGGTTACTTTGATTTTCTTAGGTCCCTTCGGGATGGTTACTAGTTTTCaattttctgttttaaaatgtaattttataacaaaaacgtggtctgataaaataaaattggttttgattttttaaaattttaaaacagaaaacgACCTCGAATGGGCCTTTACTGTTAATTGAGAAGTGTAAAGTTTTCAAAGATAAGACTGTTGTTGGCTAACTGTTCTTCAGTAAAATCATACTTATGcctgagtttattataaaaagcgTGTTTGATTTAGTATTTCTTTAGATAAATAATTGATCCATTGATATTTCCGGTGGTTGGAGGAGGTGTACTGGCGAGAAAACAATCAAATGCCAATGTCATCTTGTCAGAAGAAACTTTGACCAAATTATGGATTTACAGGCATAGCTGAATATAGGACCATaggaaaaataaacattaaaccaATGTACACATTTGAAAGtcaagattttaaatttcttttattcatttttcaagATTTGTATTCAATATTATGcattaaatacatttaattaattagaaagtaCCTCTAatctattaaatataataaagaatTTTCTAATAAGTTGAaagagtaaaaagtaaaaattaaatggaaaatgttaaaaaatttatttatttatgtctttataataaaatatttattattaattctttaatttttttagtgactcaaagtgaaatataatttattattaattattcattgAAAAGTCTTTATTATTGcattaattaatgtattttatattcaacattaaattatttaacaccAATTTAAATCATTGAAAAGTCTTCaaacatttatatttaatcttttacttCATTTGTCCCACTATAATTATcgtgtaagaaaaaaattgttccaaattaattataattttaatttttcaatgtaacgttaattattttttttcatttatatctcttaaatattaatgatgAACTACAAgatctaaaaattaattaatgataatgtaagattaattttgtaaaattattattcattttcatttattttttgtgtaaaacaacattgaaagataattattttggaATAAAGAATCGTGTCACCTTGACTAttgtcatatttaaaatattataatactaataaaaatatttatacttatatttgaaatatattcttttaatgtgttatttattattgcaaatgtgtaatattttaaatataatgaaatatttattaacttatttatgcttcaatttttatttttttacatattaaaaattcttaaaagagACATTTGAAATTAGTTAATGAAAATAAGGAAAGTGAACAATGCATACaactagagaagaaaaaaattaaacggataaccattaaaaacaggaaaaaaaaagtaatctaATTTTCtcacattatatttaattaaaaaataaaaatatgtaaaaaataattttaaaataattttaatattttttaattttaattatttaaagtaaatGTGTAGagtgaaaaattaaagttatatccaaaattcaattaaagaaaattaaatttaaaattaatttaattcaatctaAGGATTAATAAATTCTagctttttaattttactttttcttcactttatataaatatttaaaatttattaatgattttgtttattaatatcttttaaaataatagtcaaagaacaaaattatttttttcattaaaaacattatatttaatgttttactaatacatacttattattatttcaataaatgtttttcaacaaaaaaaagtgtCCCTTTTGCAATTTGCATATGATACGctcttttttcaacaaaaaaaagtgtCCCATCACGTGCATAAAATATGATGAGGAGCTTTGAACTAGTATCTGGTTTACAAGTTAATTTCTGCAAAAGTCACTTAGGAGGGATTGGTGTTGAATTCCCCCTCTTCAAAGGTATGCCTGTTTACTTAATTGTGGGTGTAtggatatttattttgtttacctTAGAATACCAATTGGGGCAAACTCTAGGAGGTAAGAGTACATGACAACCAATAGTGAGAAATGTAGGAAAAGACTAGGAAAGTGGAGACAAAAACCTCTTTCTTTTGTTGGGAGGGTTACATTGATAAATTCGATCCTTTCTTCActtctttttatccttttttaaaattGCGGTGGGGGTGGcacaaaaattagttaaattacaAAGGGATTTTTGTGGGGTGGGGAGGAAGGGAAGAATAAAATTGCATGAGCAAAATGAGAGGTTGCTGGCTGGTAGGCCAAAGGAGCTAGGAGGGTtgggtataaaaaatattgttaatttcAACATTACCTTAGTTGCAAATGGAGGTGTAGGCTCATGGTGGACCGTGGCTCTTTATGGGGGCTTGTTCTTAAAACTAAATATGGGAATGTGCTTGATTCTCCAAATGTGAGGCAATCTCAGATGGAATCCATTTGGTGGGGGGATATTATGGATGTATGTGGGGTTAGGAGGGAACGATCATGGTTTAATGATAATATCACTTGGAAGGTGGGGTGATGGGAGGAGGTTATGTTTTTTGCATCATTTGTGGGTTGGAAATGAGCCATTGGgaaaaaagtataaaagatTGTATTTGAATTCTACACAACAAGGTGACTTGGTGTTTGGAGTGGTGGGGTGTTGAGCATGGTTCTCTTGGGAGTGGCAACTTGATGCATAATGAGGCCGATAAAGTGTTGTGGAAAAGAGATTCAATAGGGGATTTCTCTGTCAAATTGGCATATGATTTTGTGTCATTTGATCTTTCTCTTGTTGAAAATCTTTTCTATCGACATATTTGGAAGCTTTATATTCCAAAAAATGTTGGTGAGTTCATTTGGAGATTGTCACTTGATAGATTGCCAACATGTGATAACCTGCAGCAGTGTGGAATCGTAACAGATTCTGTAATGAAATGGAAGAAAACATGGAACACTTGTTGTTTACGTGTAGATTCGCATCGTTAGTCTGGAGCCAATGCTATTCGTGGCTTGGTATTGAGACTGCACAGCACAAGGAAccacaaaaacatttttttcagcATGATTGTAGCTGTTTGGGAATGAAGGAAAACAAGGAGTGGAAATCAGTTTGGTGTGTGGTTGTCTAAACATTGTGGAACATCAGAAACAGAATCATCTTTGATGGGAAAACCTGGGATTTGGATTATGCTTTGGAGATGATCAAATACAAATCTTGGgcattttatttctctttttctgaATGATATTCAAACCCCAGGGTGTGTCTTTTGTAACAATCTACTGGTTTATCAAAGGGACAGGGTTGATTTTGTTCTAGGAGGTAATTATGAAAAAGGAGAAATGTGTCCCGTAGCTATGACTCGGGTGATAATCTATTTCCTGTGATTGTCATGTCTagcttatccaaaaaaaaaataattttttcttttaatttattattttggttcaatttaatcttttattttattttttgatttaatttattcttctaatttttaaaaagagttCAATTTATTCATTGTagtttattctataaaaaatgttaacctTGAAATTCATGTGACAAATAACATATTCTTCCCTTAGGTGGATACGCGAATACAAACTTAATGGAAATTAGACGAAAATGAATGATAAAAACCAAattgaaccaaaaaaataattaaaccaatataatgaattagaaaaaaaaaactaatttaaccaaTGAATTATTAAGGAGAAACATACATTTAGTTCTTCCAACAATCAATATTACACtatttataagtaaaaaaattgtatagaaAGATGTTGTAAGAAAATTGATTTAGAATTATTCATCGATTAATGTTGATATGGCTTGAATTAAAGAATTtgtcaacaaaattattttatatccagTATTTTTTTGGGGTAGAGAAATAGATAGACAAAGAATATATAGTTTAACACTTTAACCATTAAAGATTTGCTtggaagtaaaattttaaaaggataGGAAGAGTAAGgcaagtttttgttttaaaattaagagaattatatgattattaagatttttatcttttatttttaaactatcaaattggccttctcttctttctttctttttttttccctttaaaacTACAGTTCCAAACATGAAACATATCCCAAAGGAATAAGGGAATTGCTTGATGAACTTCAATCAACAGAATAGCTtcaatttatttgatattaaaatattagttcatactcttttaaaaaaaaaagttcatactATGGTCATGCGATGTTTCAAGCTTATCCTCTTAacacaatttataaaaaattaagtgacGAAAGATACAATACAAATGCACGATTCAATTCCATCCCGGTGTATCCtactttcttctctttctcgtTACCTTCCCTTCCCTGTAAGAACCTTTAAGGGCTTCCATAAAAATCCACCTCCCTTGTTAATCCTCCCTTGAACCTCTCCctattatatttgaaataaataaataaattttcataatttaagaAATTGCGTTGCACATAAAGTTATATGTTTAACAACTCTACATGGTTTAAGACTGACTTACTTTCAACAAACTTCCCATATATTATTTGTATGTAATCACAAtgtaaaattatgtaaattttacattatcaatgtataatctttttttcttttaaaataattaaatttttcaagtTTAATGTTCATACATTATTATTCAACCACAAGTAATCATTGATATGACTTGATATAATGTCAATATATAACagatttatcatatataatatgttataattaaataatagtgtaaaactattttataatgTCAATATATAAACCCTTAGTCTCTAAAGAGTTTGCCCAACATTTTTTTCAGCCTGAATTTCAATTAATTGTTGTAAATCATGCATTCAAGTTCATCAAACAGCTATAAAATCGTGTACAATGATCAGACATGGATGAATTGCAAAAACAAACaggattaagaagaaaaaaaatccatcaaAGAAATATCTTGTCCCATGGCACATGAAACCTACTCGTCTTTAGATATTGGTATTCAACACCTCTAgtgcttaattttaaattatcagaTGTCCATAGGAGAACCACCTTGGTCTACAGCAGCAGCACCACCACCTTGATCTGCAGCAGCAGCACCTGGATCTGTTGGAGCATCCTGTTCGGCTGCTGGCTGAGCTTCTTCTTCAGCTGGAGCAGCTTCTTCCTCCTTCACAATCTCAAAAGTATCAATCAACTGTTGAACAGTTTCCTGATCCAAAATGTGGAATGGCTCACCAACACCAACCACAGCAATTGTGCACACAGAACTCCTGAGTTTTTCACCTTGCAAGGACTCCCTAGTTGCAATAAGTGCATCTTTGATCAGATCTTCTCGTGAAGAGCCCACAAAATTCTCAAACCTGCGTTCCAAATATGTCTTTGCAGCTTGAGAGCGAGACCCAATAGCAAAAGCCTGATATTCAAAATAGTTTCCACTGGGACAGTTGTAATAGAGGTGAGCTCCCGATTCATCTAATCCAGCTACCAGGAGTCCAACTCCATAAGGCCGTTTCCATGACCGCTGGGTGCAAACCTGCAACTCAAAATTGCATCAAAAATAGTGATGAGAATGAGATCTTTTAGGTTCTAATAAAATTTGCAGATAATTCTTTCTTGCTATTCTCTTTTGCCACATAATTCTGCAGATACAAGCAAACGCATTGCCTCCCATACCCCATTCATTCGACTTTCTACAACTAAAACTCAAGTATAACtgtatatcataaaataatgtaaattagCTAATCCAATATTTTGTTCATTGTGAACTGAACATATCAGTTTCCAATAACTATATTAAAGAACCTAAATGAAGTAAAAGAGGCAGAGGGTTACTACTCCTAAAAATGTTGTTCAGCATACTCTCTATCTCTATCTACTGAAAGATCCATCAACCCCAGCAAGAAAAATTTGGgtcaaaaatgcatttttttatttctttaatgaaCTCAAACCATATGATAACTTCAACCTTACTCACTAGGAATTTGACAAGCAAGCTACATTGACTTTAACATAATAATCTATGTTCCACTTCACTTCGTGATATCAGCATAGATTTGCATGATGTAACAACCACGACACAGATACATAACTTGGGAAGATGTAAACATAAATATTATCATCCTTCAGGATTTCCTCTCACAGTAAACAGAAACCTTGGCAGTGCTATgaactattcaaatttcaaacagaTATTGGACCCAAGGCCTCTCCCACAATCACCACAATAGAGGAAGcacatttatttaatatatatcaatCTTGTAGCAGCTCATAGCAGCCAGCTATGAAGATGCTATAGTAAGATTACAGGAAGTGggttaaattataatacaaactaaataatttatactacaCATATAAATActcaaacagaaaaagaaaccaaaattaTGGAAATTCATGATAAACATATTAGTCCTGTAAAGTGAAGGAACAGGGATAACTTTTGATGGAATGGTCAAGGAAGAAGGGTTTCAAATCCTACTATGTTCCTAGAGCAAAAAATGCATTTGAAAACAGAGGAGAAACCACAgttttacccaaaaaaaaatcctaaagaaCGTTGTTTCAGGGGCAAAAATGGGGGGTTTTGAAGCTGATATCATGGTAGCACTACTATAGTATGTGAAAAGACGCTATTCCAGCTGCAACGATCCCAATTGAAAACCGCTCAGCTGTTTGAATTCTGTAGCAGCCTAGGATCACTTCACTTCACTACTATGCTATATCGCCACTATATCGTCCTATGTCTAACTCACTACAATGCTCAGTAAATCATATGGATACCCAACATCTTCTCTAATACAAGAACATCCTCAAAACCTTGAAAGAATAGAAATTCAGCACACATTAGAGAATGAAAACACATATTCAAACATTCGCTAGTGTATTTAACAACTCAGTTGCAATGCCCGTACAAAGAACCAAAACTGATCTGTAGCACatcaaaaagtttttaaaaatgttcCGCAACCAATAGCAGCCTTAACATCCGGGCTTTTTAAGTCTTCCTGACTGCAATTGCAGCCACATCAACTGGATTTGTCCGCAATTGTTCCCAATAGTAAACCCTACCACAACCACAATTTTAAATCGCAGTCGCAGCTCTGTTGAGTTCCTCGATATCACAGAATTTCACATACAAATGCAGTCACAAACAATTGCACTCAAACACCCCAAAAACCTTGACGTTGTTGTGACGGACATTTTTCAAAaccttacataaaaaaaatcaattatcacAACTAAACTCAAATCAATCGGTCTACACCTGTTGTGATTTGAAATTCGTGGAGcagcaaaaaaattaaactcacaTTTTCATAATTCATTTCAAAAATTGAACAAACAAACCAGACCAGTTCGATCACATAAACCAAAAATCGAAATTTTAACAAAAGTGCAGGCGacgactaattattattattattattaggagatataaggttggtctAGTGGTGGTGGTGAAGGGAGAGTTCGCGCATCCGCGgctaataaaaactaacatttgtcgatcagcaaaaaaaaatattattattattttgacaaaACCCTAGGCGGAAGAAAATAGAGTGAGTTGATTGAGGAAGAGCGGTGACCTGAGCCTTATCGGCGAGCTGAACGACGAGTCTCCCTACGGGGAGCGGTGACTCGTAGGTGTAGTTATAGTTGATGCACTCGGATCGCATGTAGCGGGAGAGGACGCGGCCGTCGGCGGTGAGGCCGGCGATGGCGACGCCGATGTGGTTGTCGACCTTGAAGATCTTCTTCTGGTGCGATGAAAGTTCGGAGTTAGCCTTGTTGACGCATGCGAGGACCACGTGGGTCTTGGATCGGAGCCCTATCGCAGCCGAGCCCTGCTTCACCGCCTCCATCGCGTACTCCACCTGGAACAGCCTCCCCGCCGGGCTCCATGTCGTCACGTCCGTGTCATACTGGTTTCTGAACATTTTCACGATTCAAACACCAAACACCAAAACcctctatttcttcttcttcactctcTATATTTcacctctttttcttcttcctcgaGAACTCTCTCTCTCCCTATGCCTTCAGTGTTGGACAAGTAAGGgggatgctaggtgcacctagcattatTGCTTGTTGGTGCACCTGGCACTTAAGCGGAAAATACTTAAATATCCCtgccaatttttaaaaaaaagtagtgcAAATTTCTTCCACACTTGGattgtttgtcttctttttccttccgTGACCTCAGTTGgtgttcttcttccttttgcgcGTGGTTCTTGCTTTCGCGACCTCAACTGTTCCCAGCGACGTGGTTCTTGCTTTTTCACCATTGTTGGCCGCGTGGTGGTGGTGCTCTTCATGTGGGCTTTGCGTGTTCTTCTTCTGGTTGTGTTGCTCCATCCACGTCGAGGCAAGCGCATTATCCCTTTTGTGTTCGTGCTTCCATTTTTGATTTTGTAGTGTACTTCGTAGGATAGTATTGATCTGCATAGGGATTTATGTCATTTGTAGTTGGGATAGGTTAGGATTAAGATGATCCGCAGTAGGAGATAGTTGATCCGTAAGTAGTTTTGCTGGCAACCAggttacggatcaagttgattcgttgATCTGTAAGGCttctacggatcaagttgatccgtagaAGTAAAATCAACATACAGATCAAATTGATCTGTTGACTTACGGACCACCTCACGCACACCCAACATAAATGCGTACCTCATATGCCGTCAACGACGAACTAACCACCGCAACAATGAACACTGACACCTTCACCTTCATCGAACCTAACTGATCGCAAGGAAATGAAGAAAATACGGCGAAGCACTGCACACCGAAgaaagaaaacgaagaagaagaactgCACAAAAATGGCTGGTGctgcttttaaaaaataaaacaacttttaaaatgagaaagaaGGCGCCGGGGCagttttggtatttttaaaaaatactgggtgcacctagcaccATCCGACAAGTAACTAAGTCATGTTTGACTGTTTAGTCCACTAACCCAATGGGCTCACACACTATGGATCGGCTTCTATTTAAACCTCCCTTCTTACTTTTCATGTctgtctatttaaaaaaaaaaacaaaattgacaaaaatatatttgacagaaagtaattttaaaaatataagccTTCATGGTCAAGCAATGGAAACTCATCTTGCAGCATGTCTACCCCGATGGCAATAAATGTGCGGATTGGCTTGCTCGTCGAGGTTCTTCATCTATTCAAATAAGAAGTAAGAACTAAGTGGAGTGCCTGCCCTCCTCAAATGAGGGATTTATTGTTAGTTGATTCTCTCAgcatcttctcttgcatattGTAGTTGTTGCCTtttgttccttttcttttcccactgataaaaaatataatttatataagagAAACTAGTTTTTatagtgtattaaaaaaattaaaattacattatagaaattatttttcttaatataaatataattttttcatattactGAAAGTCTGAAACTAGTTTCTATAAGATGAGAGAAAAGTGGGGAAAAAAGATCAAGATGGATttaaggagaagaaaataagaaggaagGGTGAGGGGAAAAGGTCAGAGAAAGAAAGGGAAGAgtacaagaaaggaaaatgtggGCTTTGGAGGGGAAGGTGGGGGTAATTTTGGGATTtcagaaagtaaaaaaatatgaggtttaaaaagtaaaatgggAGATATAGATAGCATTACCCTAAAGATTGGTGGTCGAATTTTGAGGCAAacctcacttttttttcttttattattaattattataataattattatatatgccacaattaaaaaatttt
It contains:
- the LOC100792076 gene encoding uncharacterized protein, coding for MKYFGPFKVVDRIGTVAYKLKLPETARIHLVFYIFVLKKFIGSSKQPYLPLPLTVGESGLMVQPIAVLDSRVLLRDSSQVEQVVFQSELKFYLELLCFLQAEELTKEDFKGSKWLVLRYAILNLEVIKAAILLAKQEGLLVSLDLASFEMVRNFKQPLLKILESGNIDLCFANEDEATELLRGEQNADPVTAVEFLAKYCQWAVVTLGPNGCIAKYGNEIARVPAIGEAKATDATGAGDLFASGFLYGVIKGLSLEECCKVGACSYEAPTLDTIRTRTRGYRTLIRTRVGYRTQQGTGVFVLHRHAIVGLLFALWRRSHFEELPLNVQTNANKGSSHA
- the LOC100819051 gene encoding proteasome subunit alpha type-1-B; protein product: MFRNQYDTDVTTWSPAGRLFQVEYAMEAVKQGSAAIGLRSKTHVVLACVNKANSELSSHQKKIFKVDNHIGVAIAGLTADGRVLSRYMRSECINYNYTYESPLPVGRLVVQLADKAQVCTQRSWKRPYGVGLLVAGLDESGAHLYYNCPSGNYFEYQAFAIGSRSQAAKTYLERRFENFVGSSREDLIKDALIATRESLQGEKLRSSVCTIAVVGVGEPFHILDQETVQQLIDTFEIVKEEEAAPAEEEAQPAAEQDAPTDPGAAAADQGGGAAAVDQGGSPMDI